In Candidatus Binatia bacterium, a genomic segment contains:
- a CDS encoding ABC transporter ATP-binding protein has product MLTVEDVSKRFYLRGRRPTTLRELATTWMSGRYQKSRTLWALRDVSFYMEKGDVLGIIGHNGAGKSTLLRLLSGLGQPTSGRIHRSGIVSALLELGTGFHPDLTGRENILTAGLLNGLTTRQVRSGEEEIIAFAELEDFIDQPVRTYSSGMYLRLAFAVATHFDPEILILDEILAVGDARFQQKCLERLLAFRKAGKTLILTSHDSAQIETLCDEVLVLEEGRVAMQGEPEDAVRCYHDLMRQRTEKRAAVLSGEALSPSLAVAEGSRQGTQEAAISDVRFYDAEGRAVSSVQCGEGLTIELEYRLMKPLPDMAVTLGIYNEAHVNCFEVAVSSAQAAFGNLSITGVLRCRFPELPLLAGRYYINVGLYPPDWDFVYDYHWEMHCLEILSRPDAQLEVSGVVSLGPVWSLLTDDQITERRTHTQ; this is encoded by the coding sequence GTGTTGACAGTCGAGGACGTTTCCAAGCGATTCTATCTCCGGGGCAGGCGGCCGACGACGCTCCGCGAGCTCGCCACGACTTGGATGAGCGGCCGTTATCAAAAGAGCCGGACGTTATGGGCGCTGCGCGACGTAAGTTTTTACATGGAGAAGGGAGACGTGCTCGGCATCATCGGTCACAACGGCGCGGGCAAGAGCACGTTGCTGCGGCTGTTAAGCGGGTTGGGGCAGCCCACTTCCGGACGGATTCATCGTAGCGGGATCGTCAGCGCTTTGCTCGAACTTGGCACCGGGTTTCATCCGGATCTCACCGGACGCGAGAATATTCTGACCGCCGGTCTGCTCAACGGCTTGACGACGCGGCAAGTGCGGTCGGGAGAAGAAGAAATTATCGCCTTCGCCGAACTGGAGGACTTCATCGATCAACCGGTGCGCACGTATTCCAGCGGAATGTATTTGCGACTGGCCTTTGCCGTGGCCACGCACTTCGACCCGGAAATTTTGATTCTCGACGAGATCTTGGCGGTCGGCGACGCCCGTTTCCAACAGAAATGTCTCGAACGGCTGCTCGCGTTCCGAAAAGCGGGCAAGACCCTGATCCTCACCTCGCACGACTCCGCGCAGATCGAGACATTATGCGATGAGGTCCTCGTGCTGGAAGAAGGCCGGGTGGCGATGCAAGGCGAGCCGGAAGACGCGGTGCGTTGTTACCATGATTTAATGCGCCAACGAACGGAAAAGCGCGCGGCCGTGCTCTCCGGGGAAGCGCTGTCGCCGAGCCTCGCGGTCGCAGAGGGCAGCCGCCAGGGAACGCAGGAGGCCGCCATCTCCGACGTGCGCTTCTACGATGCCGAGGGGCGGGCCGTCTCCTCCGTGCAATGCGGCGAAGGCCTGACGATCGAACTGGAATACCGCTTGATGAAACCGCTGCCCGACATGGCCGTGACTCTAGGCATCTACAACGAGGCGCACGTGAACTGCTTCGAAGTCGCTGTTTCCTCGGCCCAAGCCGCGTTCGGTAACTTATCCATCACCGGCGTGCTGCGCTGCCGTTTTCCCGAGCTGCCCCTCCTCGCCGGGCGGTATTATATCAATGTCGGGTTGTATCCCCCCGACTGGGACTTTGTGTACGACTATCATTGGGAAATGCACTGCTTGGAAATTCTTAGCCGACCCGACGCCCAGCTCGAAGTGTCCGGAGTCGTTTCGCTCGGTCCGG